tgtactgtatccttgttactaagtaccgagcacttttatgtttacattactgaaatgtattgtatgttaattattcagtaaaatactaaaattttagcatcttttaaaaatttttactgttaattgtaacttttactgtacatatatttttagatttctaagttaaaattaatgtttcctttttttttgtttcccattttcagcTCTTTTGCGGATTTTCCgcaattttcactatccgcggtggccctgccacttaatttcgtggattatcgggagtgtactgtattgcACTTATTTTCATTAGTTTAGTGAAAAATGCAGCAAATTATAGGGttgttttaaaaggaaaatttaaccaaatgtgattttaaaattgtatatttgaaatatttcagagattgtttataaaatatgagGGCCTccttatgaaaataattttaaaatcaaaactatATTATGGAcagctaaaaataaattgttctgtAGACTAGTGAGATGCAACCTTTCGTGCCATCATATCCTGCTCTAAACTTTTATCTCTCCATCTGTTGCCTTTAGTTATTCGGTTTCCCCTAGATATTTATTGATTTACTATGGAAACTTGGTGTTTCATTAATAACCTAAAGTTTTACATAAACGATTCTGATTTAAGTCGTACAGCGACTGCCTGCAACTGGGAGTTTCTACCACGAAGGGTCACTGCGCTGTGGTCACGCATCCTCTCAACCAGAGAACTGCCGCAGGCAAAATTTAAACTTGCGTGCTCATGTTCGCGCCTTTAACTTCACAGAGTTGAGTTTCAGGAAATATCTTCCTtaacaaaaattacttattttggcattccctgccaccCTATAAATGATGCCCAGCAATTTCTGAATATCTTGTAAATGTGTAATAAATAGTCTGGATGTTGGTTAGTCACTTCTATACAACTGAATAAATTTggataaaatttataacagataaaGCCTGTATACTGGATTGATTAAAAAAACTagattttattatgaaatttcaCCCCTAAAGGGGTAGTTTTGGTACCATCAAGAAAAATGTATAAAACAATCTAATAAAAAGAAATGAATGAAACTGAAAATGTATTAAATGCATTAAAAGTTGCACAGtgcattgtaaatttttttttttaaatttgacaagTGAAGAAATAAAATTAGGGTAGTTTTGGTTTTATGGTAAAATATATACGTCTGAATCTAATAAACTTTTGGATatatgttacataaaaaaaacactgtgagACAGAAAATTCAAGCACATCATTctttcccatggccaactatgGCTTGCTCGAGATTATCCAGTGCTCAAAGTTTACATGTGATCATTTAGCCTAACATGCATAGAGATTTGTTACTTTTAAGTCATCAACTCTGGGCAAAGCAGCGGCACTAAAGCTATCAgctgtaataatttatattatgcaAATAAAGTTACGAGCTAATGCAAGTAAACAATAATTgtaaaatttgaacatttcttATTTATTACAACTCTTTTAGTGAGCTTCTTTGTTGTAACACTGAATCAACCTTATTGGGTCATAtcttgtaaaatataaatatataaatataacattcagTGCACAAATAATCATTTTTAccataattttgaatttaaaaaaaaaggaatcacaATAACCAGCTTTGAGAGAATTGTTTGCGAGTGACTGATCATGTTACTTCTACATTAGCGACCCCAGACTAATTAAAGAATTTACATGGACACAGAATACACTTTAAACACAGATATTGTCAAAATATGGGCTACTTTAATTGCTTATATTAGCCAAACTCTTcaaaaacatttccagaatttCTTTATTTTCTCCCGATCTGATGCCTTCCCTACACTAATTGAATGTCATATAGTTGCATCATATTACAATATCTTAAATGCTGCAAAAAATGGTTTACAATTGACATACTTCACCATTATCCAATGATTCCACACTAAAAATTAAATGGGATCGGTTGTTCACTGCACAATTCACACCATGTGAATAATGTGTGCATATAATTACATCTGACTGGTTCCCCTATCAGTTGGAGGATAGTTAGGGCCTTGTGGTGATTATGGTTTGATGAACGTGACTCCGGATGTCAAAATTCTATGCTGCCATCTCGGGTAAAAACAATACTGGAGTCAAATGCAAGGACATTTGTTCAattatcaaataattaaaaacttgcTACATAGGCCACTTCTGCATCGACAGCTATGGTAAATGTCTGTTAGCTGCTAACtacaaaagttttataaaaatacgtatttcaGTAGACCAAGGAACAACTTTTAGGTGTACAATATGCACACAACAGACTATAACTTTCCAGAATATATAGTATTCTATATAATAATTTCAAATCCACCTCTATATTCCAGCAAAGCTAGGCGTAGCTGTCTTTTCAGTCTTGGCATACAAAATACTATATTTGCATGAGACGACTCACGAACAATGCTCTGACGTGGGTACAGTCCTTGAACATTTACATAACTGAATACGAAACAAACGGCAAATGAACTGCTTGTATGTACACTCCAGCACCCCTGGCACCAACACATCACAATACAAAGAATTGCAACACTACACCTTTACTTCAAACAACATGATGACAACCATCACTAAATATTAAAACATCTCAAATTATACACAaaccaataaattttttaaatgtacacTTCTCCAAATtagtttcaaattaataaaatatatttccattTAGTTTCTCAATAAAACAAACAttgaataatgtaaatatttacaaaccaatatataaatataaaaaatatcattCAAAAAGGCAGTCCTtaacttgtttcatagcataatTACTGAGCATATCAAACCACAGCTGGTTGTAACCTAAAAATATCCAACAAGAATAGCAGGGCCTATGTGGTACAGTCCTGTGGACTATATTTGTAATGTACTCCACTTTATTTCAATACTCATAGTAACAATATTTTGAGTAAATGTGCTGAAAACCAAAGCTGAAATATATGATTCAATGCGACAGTAACAGCATGCTTACCATGTCGTATATAAAACAGCAACTTGAGAAATAAACTCTACGCAGACTTATAACACAGAGACATGTTGAACAGATGAACAGCAAAGAATTGTTGACCAAATGTGCCCATTTAAACCATCAACCATTTTTCGCATAAAAAAAGGAGTACTATGTCACTGATTAACTCTTTAAATTTTCCCAAAAACTTTGTCTTTCAACAAACATAATCTCAACaacaattttaaaatgctatATAAATATGGAATTTTTAACAGTCTACAAACAGTTAAAAAGTTTACGGGAATATGGATCACAAATCTTCACAAATAAGCAAGCTGCAGATATTCCACAAACCTTAGTTTTAAATAAACACTAATGTTAACATCTGGTTGCACTGCACAAACATAATATAATTACAGATAACATTTGTCTGCAGTCACAGAAACCGTTTCTATTATCACAAACATTGTAACTCAAGATCTCTGCTTACGTgaacaatacaaaaattttaaatgtatgaaTACTGTAATTTTAGAAACTTATGTGGCCATTTTTAAAGTGAATAAAGACTACGCAATACTGCTAAAACAAGTAACTGCACAGTGCCATGACAGCATGGACTGTATTATTGCAATGTTTGTAACTGAGGATGAATGCCTTCAATCAAAGTTCTacgaaattcaaaataaaattaccacCATAGGCAATTcctcttaaaataatttacattaacaTCCTTCACCTACATCATCAATTTTCATCATGATGTTTATTGTGAAATAAAGACAAGAGCTAATCAGTCATGGGAATGGCTCACAAAGGTCTATACTCATGTGCCGTGGTGGTCACACACTGAGAATACTGGTGATCTACAAGACATTAAACTATATAACACGTTCATATGCAGCATAATATATCCATAATACATTTTCAAATTAAGTTGCATTGTTTTTCAGACACCATTACCAATACAAGGCAGCTTGTACTCAGGGACAGGTAAACACCATGCATTTTGTATGCAAACTAAATAGTTAGTTTGGTACCAAAAATAGCAATGAAAAGTGGAAGCAATTAACAGAAGAAGTATTAGTAAGAGAGAATATGAAagaacttaacaaaaaaaaaataaagatatttattGCAAGCTACAAGAACTAAATCAACTTCACCTAAGAGAATATCTGTACCTACTACAAGCTACAGATCTTTCATAACTGGTATTTCTTACGCTGGTGTCTACCAACTGTACAAGCGATATTCTCGGATCGAGTCGGCGGATCGACAAGTAGACCCTCTCGTTCTGAAGTGTCGAGCGTCCGGGACGGGCACGCAGGGGCGGAGCTCAGCTGTGCCTCATGTCCAAGAGACCAGGTCCCGCGTGCTCTGCACCGTGCACGGTGTTAAAGGACAGGGCACCGACCAGTCCCGCGCCCGACACGGACGGCAGCTCCATCGTCTTGATGGGGCCCGGGGGCCCGCCCGGACCCGCCCTCTCCGCGGGCTCCCCCCCCTCCGCGCCCGTCCGGCCCAGCAGGTACTTGAACAGCTCGTACATGGACCAGCAGATGGCCGTGGACGGCATCTGGTACAGCACGCGCGCCTGCATGCCGCGGAAGTAGCCGGCGGGCCCGCCCAGCTTGTAAACCGTCCTTATGGCGTTGATGAGGCCGGTCTGGCCCACCTGGTGGGGCTGGGTGTTCAGCAGGGTCTTGCACACGTCCAGGGGCGTGGTGATGGCCGCCGCCGCTCCTCCGGCTATGGCCCCGGACACCATGTGCGCGGGGGGGTTGTACCTGTGCTCCGGGTTCGTCAGCCCCTGCACGAACTCGTACATCATGAAGTGGATGCTCTGGAACGGCACGTTCATGGTCAACTGGGTGGTGTAGGAGCGGTAGAATGCGCGTAGCCCTTCAGTCCGATAGATTTTGGCCACGCACTCCAAGCAAGACTTGTACGGGGAGTTGTACATCTGCAGCCGTTGCTTCACCACTACACCGAGAACAGGGACGCAAGGTTGTGTTTTACCGACGGTGGCGACAAAAAGGGAACGCTATTATAGCTGTACACGATACTTACCTTCAGCGGGGTTCATGACACCATCATGCAGCAGTGTTGCCACACATCCTGCAGCTCCTGTAACAGAACCACACTCAGAGATAACAACCTCTAACAGTAATAACTGTGTCACTACGACGCAGCAGGGGTCGTAGTGACTTTACAATAAGCCACaatatacacaaaaaataatGCTTACACTTGTGTAGGTACTAACTGTAAACATTTACCAACAAAATGTTCTTTCAAGAATAACCATCTTGCGGTTTGGTTTTGGTTGTACAGAGAGTAATTGGGGAGGGGGGAACCTTGAAAGGCAAGTCAAATGGGAGTGAAATCACCTCTGTATCCCAGCCCGGAACTGCATGCAGATGGGCAACGACTGTAGCATCCACTGAGGAAATGTGAGGATTCTTCTCCAATACCTTTGTAATCCAACACCTGGGATTTATAGGCAAAGAAAAATATGTTCAGGCATATTAGGTGGGAACGTCATGTGTCGGGCCTCTTAAGTCCGGGCTTCATCCGAATCCAGGCCAACCCTGGGATAGACATCTACACatgatttccacaatttttgtaatGGTATGGTTTCAAAAAGAACTATATCATGGATTTTGAAGATCCTAGTCCAGCTACAGctctagatttttttatttatttataattagatATAAGGAGATAACAATATTCAAAGTAGAATAGATTTCAGGTTATTCTGTAAATCACCTTAACAATCAAGTAGCTGTCTTggctgagttgaattctttactAGAATAGATTTCAGGTTATTCTGTAAATCACCTTAACAATCAAGTAGCTGTCTTggctgagttgaattctttactAAAGTCAATATGGCTGATACTCTATCTCGATAAACAAGGACACAGTAAGCGCATTTGTAATAGAAACATTTAAACGCCTGAGGCTCCGCGCGTAGCTTGGAGCGGGGGTAGCAGGGGGCAGAGAATGATGCGCAGGGTGGTGAAAGTAGGCTGCCACGTTGCCAGCGCCTTCCTGGAAGGTCATCCACCCCCTCGCGACCATTAGTGAGGGCAATGAACACAAGCTTGTGTCGACCTCTCAAGACCCTGCCACATTCACGCAGTTGCGTCTGTCTGATCTGTCTGACCATAATGGTCAGATCATGCTGTCTAATGTATATGGTTCACATGATAATACATAGAGGGCAGCATGGTAGATGTTATAGCCATTTATTTAGACAACTCAAGAACTTTATACAAAATAAAGATTAATGGGAATGTGTATTGAaggaattttatttgtaaaaattctaTTAAgaggataatatatatatacattcttgggccaaacataatttaatgcctacacaaattttttcattttatttacattttagggTACTTCGTTTACCATTTAAACGcaaagtaatgtaaaaaaaatacaataaaattaagccTGAAACAAAATGGTAAAAACCTACAGTTAGAATGTTtgtttgtaaatacatatttttgcacAATTTAAAAGTTTGTTTGTACTCATTATGTTTCTCAATGGTGTAAATTGTCCATTACGTCAGATGCAGATGGTATGAGTGACATGACTCACCTTGGAAGTTCAAGTTTACCAGCTCTGGTCAGACAGATCCACTCCACATGACTGAGAAAACCTTTCTGCTGGCAATGTCCACTACCATTTCCACATGCAAAATGTTTGGCAAGTAATAAAACATGTCCGTAAACTGACATATTTTCTTGAAATACTTAAATTTCTTCAACCTATTTATTTCACCAATGCAACATTCCCATTGGATCTTCCTTCACTATCTCTATAAGACCCAAATGTTTATGAGACATTGGGACCTAATTTGTTCACTGATTACACTAAAttaagtattacaaaaaaaactcaaaatattaCTGCTCCTTCAACCTTATTttcattacagtagaatctcgctaatccgaactaaatgggaccgaaccctgttcggattagcgaaaattcggattaggctgAATTTTGTCATATAATGACATATGTTGTCTTTTTGAAgcgtatttagtgtctgatatgtcaaatatgtatgaaaggtcagacaaaaaatacacctttattatttagcgtacatatttagtattatataatatttttaattactcagataGCTTaaactgcaatttcaaatattccgAGTTTAACAAATCCAACAGCCTACATTACATGACAACATTAGGTCGAAATGAAGGGCGGTTCGTGAGTGTATTAGCGGAAGGGCAGTGACCTTCAACAAGAGTAAACAAAGCCCCCATTCTCCTTCCCGCATAGGCTAACGCATTCCTCTCCTCTTCTGTTCCCAACTATGATGAGTCAGACAGTCAGTGTGTCACATGTCACTGCTGTGTCACCTGTTACTGCGCACTTGCCCTGTGttttgtgaggttttttttttacattctgtgcTTGTCCCTGCTGTTGGTCATCATGACAAGCAAGCGTAAACATAACTCgtgtacattaaaagaaaaactggaagTGCTGAAAAGACTTGACAAAGGTGAAAGTGCCACTCTTCTATTGAAAGAATTCGGTGTCGGCAAAGCAACCATTTACGATTGGAAAAATAACAGAGGTAAAATTGAGCAGTTTTGTACTACCACAaatgaaaaaattattgaaaaacgtAGCAAAATGATAGTGTCTTACGAAAAATTGGACAAATCactttttttatggtttaccCACGAAAGACAAAAAGGAATCCCTATCACTGGCCCTCTAATTCAAGAAAAAGCGCTTCAATTGAACAAGCTTATGGatggtgacgcatcatttacagCAAGTTGCGGTTTCTTAGACCGATGGAAGAAACGACATGAAATCAGGAAGCTAACAATAACTGGGGAGAAACTGTCAGCGAACAACGAAGCAGCTATTGAATACCTTGAGGAGTTCAAAGATATCATTTCTTCCTACTCGCCACAGCAAGTTTATAACGCGGATGAGACGGGACTTAACTTTAAAGCATTGCCTACCAAAAGTAATGCATCACAAGAGGAACAATCTGCACCAGGGTTTAAAATGGATAAACAACGCCTAAATGTGTTAGCCTGCTACAACGCTTCTGCCACAAATAAGCTTCCACTGATGGTTATCGGCAAATCGGCAAAACCACgctgttttaaaaacatgaacatgAACACTCTCCCTGTATTTTACAGAAAACAAAAGAAAGCTTGGATGGATCGTGTCTTGTTCCAAGACtggtttgaaaaacaatttgtgccaaaagtaaaggcttttaacaaagaaaatggattgCCTCCTAGTGCTTTGTTGCTCGTAGACAATGT
Above is a genomic segment from Bacillus rossius redtenbacheri isolate Brsri chromosome 7, Brsri_v3, whole genome shotgun sequence containing:
- the LOC134533817 gene encoding mitoferrin-1 — encoded protein: MDLSPDYESLPTNDVVTHMTAGAVAGVMEHCIVYPLDSVKTRMQNLSPSSNAAYRGVGETLVRMVKNEGVLRPVRGMSAVVVGAGPAHALYFSCYEYLKETFTRATGFNHLAYGAAGCVATLLHDGVMNPAEVVKQRLQMYNSPYKSCLECVAKIYRTEGLRAFYRSYTTQLTMNVPFQSIHFMMYEFVQGLTNPEHRYNPPAHMVSGAIAGGAAAAITTPLDVCKTLLNTQPHQVGQTGLINAIRTVYKLGGPAGYFRGMQARVLYQMPSTAICWSMYELFKYLLGRTGAEGGEPAERAGPGGPPGPIKTMELPSVSGAGLVGALSFNTVHGAEHAGPGLLDMRHS